One segment of Streptomyces bathyalis DNA contains the following:
- a CDS encoding L,D-transpeptidase, which translates to MEKPVTTLGKHRKAVSATAMVLGGVLTLGACGSSGTDSGDAKNANSEAHGKKSSEARIKIASKDGSEGASINNGGNVSVSQGKLTSVKLTAVEAGTSVTGTMSGDGKSWKPQQQLERATQYKITAKAKDGGGRKAVENSTFTTVSPDNSFIGTYAGEDGQTVGVGMPVSINFDKPITNKKAVQSAIKVNSTSGQQVVGHWFDGTRLDFRPQEYWKPGSKITLDLKLDGVKGSQNMTGVQNKKVTFNVGRSQVSTVDVNSHQMTVVRDGQKLKTIPISAGGAKNPTYNGKMVISEKHKETRMDGNTVGFGRKGEEGYDIKDVPHAMRLSTSGTFIHGNYWGAPFGSGNTSHGCVGLKDTRGAHDNSTDGAWFYSNSMIGDVVEVKGSPDKTVQPDNGLNGWNMSWAQWTAGSAV; encoded by the coding sequence ATGGAGAAGCCTGTGACGACGCTGGGTAAGCACCGCAAGGCTGTATCGGCCACGGCCATGGTGCTCGGCGGCGTACTCACGCTGGGTGCCTGCGGTTCGTCCGGCACCGACAGCGGCGACGCCAAGAACGCGAACTCGGAAGCGCACGGCAAGAAGAGTTCGGAGGCTCGAATAAAGATCGCCTCCAAGGACGGTTCCGAGGGCGCGAGCATCAACAACGGCGGCAACGTCTCGGTGAGTCAGGGGAAGCTCACCTCGGTGAAGCTGACGGCCGTCGAGGCCGGCACGAGTGTCACCGGCACCATGTCGGGCGACGGCAAGTCGTGGAAGCCGCAGCAGCAGCTCGAGCGGGCCACCCAGTACAAGATCACGGCGAAGGCGAAGGACGGCGGGGGCCGCAAGGCCGTCGAGAACTCGACCTTCACCACGGTCTCGCCCGACAACAGCTTCATCGGCACCTACGCCGGTGAGGACGGCCAGACCGTCGGTGTGGGCATGCCGGTCTCGATCAACTTCGACAAGCCGATCACGAACAAGAAGGCCGTCCAGTCCGCGATCAAGGTCAACTCGACCAGCGGCCAGCAGGTCGTCGGGCACTGGTTCGACGGAACCCGCCTCGACTTCCGCCCGCAGGAGTACTGGAAGCCCGGCTCCAAGATCACCCTCGACCTCAAGCTCGACGGGGTGAAGGGCTCGCAGAACATGACCGGCGTCCAGAACAAGAAGGTCACCTTCAACGTGGGCCGCTCGCAGGTCAGCACCGTCGACGTCAACAGCCACCAGATGACCGTGGTGCGCGACGGCCAGAAGCTCAAGACCATCCCCATCTCCGCCGGCGGGGCCAAGAACCCCACGTACAACGGCAAGATGGTGATCTCCGAGAAGCACAAGGAGACGCGGATGGACGGCAACACCGTGGGCTTCGGTCGCAAGGGCGAAGAGGGCTACGACATCAAGGACGTCCCCCACGCCATGCGGCTGTCGACGTCCGGCACCTTCATCCACGGCAACTACTGGGGCGCGCCGTTCGGTTCGGGCAACACCAGCCACGGCTGCGTCGGTCTGAAGGACACCCGCGGTGCGCACGACAACAGCACCGACGGCGCCTGGTTCTACTCGAACTCGATGATCGGCGACGTCGTCGAGGTGAAGGGCTCCCCGGACAAGACCG